A genomic region of Raphanus sativus cultivar WK10039 chromosome 6, ASM80110v3, whole genome shotgun sequence contains the following coding sequences:
- the LOC108806597 gene encoding protein BIG GRAIN 1-like A, with product METWEKPSSRRHHRNPSFSSSLLDQIYRSIDDSPPLESTRKKKLPHEDLETSQDKLVFHRRSIAADFERSRRTTTTTAAAADSVFLRYSNSTSSDSSGLSSSESDSFYGRSKSSFSPPQPKPICTSGERPNSKQELGGFLRTKSKALKIYTDLKKVKQPISPGGRLATFLNSLFTNASTKYNPKKPKKNSSTSISVLSETQSSSSTTCSSASSFSRSCLSKTPSSSSGKSKRSVRFCPVNVILDEDSSVYIPCGNNNNNYNNDAKRYRHVMEEENRRVIEAAKDLIRTYQKNKDLLTVTTCDNVEDDDDDDDAASYASSDLFELENLSAIGIERYQEELPVYETTRLDNTNRAIATSLIV from the coding sequence ATGGAGACTTGGGAGAAGCCATCTTCTAGACGTCACCACCGTAACCCttccttctcctcttctctcctcgACCAAATCTACCGCTCCATCGACGACTCTCCTCCCCTAGAATCCACAAGGAAGAAGAAACTTCCCCACGAGGATCTTGAAACTTCTCAAGACAAACTTGTCTTCCACCGCCGCTCAATAGCCGCCGACTTCGAAAGATCCAGGCGaacaaccaccaccaccgccgccgCCGCAGACTCTGTTTTCCTCAGATATTCCAACTCCACCTCCTCTGACTCAAGCGGACTCTCCTCCTCCGAGTCAGACTCCTTCTACGGACGCTCCAAATCCTCTTTCTCTCCTCCGCAACCGAAACCAATCTGTACCTCCGGAGAGAGACCTAACAGCAAACAAGAACTCGGCGGCTTCTTGAGAACCAAGTCAAAGGCGTTGAAGATCTACACCGACTTGAAAAAAGTGAAACAACCAATCTCTCCCGGCGGACGGCTCGCTACTTTCCTCAACTCGCTCTTCACCAACGCATCCACTAAGTACAACCCTAAGAAGCCCAAGAAAAACAGCAGCACTTCCATCTCTGTCTTGTCGGAGACACagtcctcctcctccaccacgtGCTCTTCGGCTTCGTCTTTCTCTAGGTCTTGCCTGAGCAAAACTCCCTCGTCGTCTAGCGGGAAGTCTAAAAGATCCGTACGGTTCTGTCCTGTGAATGTGATCCTCGACGAAGACTCCTCCGTTTACATCCCTTGcggtaataataataataactataaCAACGACGCCAAACGTTATCGTCACGTTATGGAGGAGGAGAATCGCCGCGTTATCGAAGCGGCCAAGGATCTTATCAGAACTTACCAAAAGAACAAGGATCTTTTGACCGTGACAACGTGTGACAACGTTGAAgacgatgacgatgatgatgatgcggCGAGTTACGCTAGCTCTGATCTGTTCGAGTTGGAGAATCTTTCGGCGATTGGGATCGAGAGGTATCAAGAAGAGTTACCAGTCTACGAGACCACTCGTCTGGATAATACTAATCGAGCCATTGCTACAAGTTTAATTGTGTAA